ACGGAAACATATACTATTAGCTACTTCTAAATCTTCTTATACTATTTTGGACtatgtgttttgcaaaaattactaattagacacttatttttgttaaatgacaaattggactttgtattttttaaaaatgtacTAAATAGTACCctaaacaaatttattttttttcaaaataaaaattgataatAATCTGATTTAGAGGTGTTATAACAAAACTGATTACGTTTTATAGTATATGTTCGAGGTATGAATTGTCATCAAGTGGGTTATATTAGAAACAAATTGTCGAAAATTGAGCTTATTgttctatttgtactattttaaaaaaatacaggatttactttattatttaacaaaataaaatatttaatcagTAATTTTTGTAAAGTACATGATTTAAAATGGTATTAACtcttaataaattcaaaatagagAATCGATAAAACTTGAGAAAAATTATAACTTTACCAAATATATATTAACTCATAATTTTTTCCAAAAGTGATTTTAGCTTTTTAAAAAGCTCCCCAAAAGGGGCCTAAGTATCTATGgtgctaaagaaatataaatatataaagtaaaattttggtatgtattttgaaaaatagagaagaaattaaaagttccttaaaattataatttgagaTTAAGATTTTGGTATGTTTGATAAGAAAAAACATcatatttattagaaataataaaaacataaattatCATGTGGGCAAAAAAGGACACTTTAATGGGATAAAAAAGTGAACTTTTTGGTTTCCCGGCAAAGAGTGGCAAAAATCTTTTTGTTCCGAGCAAAGACTATTACACTTCACCAATCCCCACAGCTTCACAATCAACAATGACAGAAGTGTTCTCACTTCACCTTCTACTGTCTTCCAGCAACCAAAGAACTTCTCCTCAATCATACAAGTCACTCAATTCAGCTAAAACCTACTCCAAGTCAACAGCTTCAGTTCCTGCTTCAAGAAAAGGTtagatttttcatcaaaatttatGGTTTTTGTGAAGATAGAGCAACTGGGTTATCttcatttgtgtttgttgttaAGTAATTCACTTGAAAAGATTCGGTTCTTACAGGTCGTTTTAGTGTTTTGAAGAAGACCCAGAAGTTGAATTTGGAGGTTTCACCTCATAGAGCTggtaattttgtttttcttattaCTGTTTTGAGTGAAAATTCTTGTTCTTGAGTGTTTGTTTATGCTGTCTATGATTCAAGAAGGAAAGTTGGGTTTTTTTGGATTTGTTACTTTTGTTTATGGAAGCTGTGATTGTTTTTTCAATACTACATTGAGTGAAAAAATCTTGTTTTTGAGTGTTTTTTTATGCTATCTGATAATGATTGAAGAAGGAGAGTTGAGTTGAGTTGTGTTTGATGTTTTAGTGAGGTTGTGTCAGAACCACTTTATTGGATAAAAATTAGAGGAAAATCTCTTCCATTCAAGAAAGTTTATTGTTTATCCTAGGACATGTTTGACCAATCAGAACCACTTCATTGGATAAAAATTAGAGATAGGATTTCTTCCATCCAAGAAAGTTTATTGTTTATTCGTAGGACATGTTTGGCCAATTAGAACCACTTTAGGGATCTCTTCCATTCAAGAAAGCTCATCTTTTATCCGTGGGAAATGCTTGGCCAATTAATGCACCACAACATAATAGTAACGTTACGGCTAACATGAGAAAGAGATGTCCCAGAATAGCTAGACAATAATGCTTTAATGTCTGAAGATATAACACCTTACTCATTAAGATAAAGAGTCAAAGAGAAAAGCATTGACTAGAAGTCCAATTTTTTGAGCTCTCGAGCTCATTTTAGTCCTACCAACAAAGCTAGTGCTTCTTTCTCAGCAgcatgtttgtttattttgtaattgactttgtttacttttgtgtatgcAGTGTCTGCTGTGAGGTTAATGAGAATAGAGCTAGGTGGTGCATTTGCTGATCTTCTTAATGAGAAAGGGAAAGGTTCTGGTGATAATGAGATGGGATATGTGGAAAGGACTCTTGGCTTTCGAACAAGGGATTTAGAAGACCGCGATCTTCGATTGGTTATCTCTCATTACAAgctcttttccttttttatGCAATTGTTGTCCTATCAGATCTTCATGACACTAAATTGTTTATTTGCATAGGTTACTGATATAGTCGGGGGAACAATCCGCTGGAGGCGATATCTAGATCATTTGATCAGTTCATTATGCCATGATAAGTCTTTTAGCAGCATGGAACCTCTGCTCTTACAGGTATTGTATGCCCTTCTGTGTTCCCCACACCACGAAGAAAACACAGAGCTCCATCTAATTCTCGAGTTTCTTTTGTTCCTATTGTTTTTTTAGATTCTCAGAATTGGTTTCTATGAGATTGTTAAGCTAGATATGCCACCATATGCTGTTGTGGATGAGGTGAAAATCTTTCCATTCcttctttcttttcaatttcGGTGTAATGCCATGTATTGGTTCAACACACTTCAAACGCGGCTAATGCTTGTTCGGTTTGTATTATGCAGAATGTGAGACTTGCCAAAGTTGCCCTGAGACCTGGTGCTGGCAACATGGTTAATGCAATCCTCCGAAAGCTAGTTTTGCTTAAGGTTTCCGATTTTCCAACCAATACAATCATATTCCATTTTCTTCTCTTAACTTACTTGTCTATTGACCTTCAAAGTTGGCTTGCAGGAACAAAACTCACTTCCTTTACTGAAATTGGAAGGTGACGATCGTACACAAGCACGCGCTCTTGCCACATTGTATTCTCATCCCGTTGTAAGTTTGTAATCGAAGCCTCGAATCTTGTGGGAAACAAAACTTTCGAATATTCCCTTTGTTTTGCTTTTTCTCATAATTTATCATCTAGTGGATGGTTAGGCGATGGACTAAGTATCTAGGAAAAGATGAAGCAATCAAATTGATGGAATGGAACAACACCGATCCTAGTTTCAGCTTAAGGTTTCGGTTCCCCTCACCCGAACCAAACATTTATCTCCCCTCTTTTAGCATATGacataaaatatattgataCCATTTCGGGTGCTAATGTCAGGGCAAACGCGGGGAAAGGTATTTCGAGAGCTGACCTTGAAGAAAAGCTAAATTCTCTCAAGGTGTTTAGCTATGTCCCTTTCTTCTTTTGTGTTTCATTCAAGTGTCAAATTGTTATGCCAGTTTCATTTTCTTGAGTTTAATTTCAGGTCCCGTACGAGCTTTCTTTGCATTTGGACGATTTTGTTCGTATGAAAACCGGCTTACAGGTATAAGTGAAAGTGTTTAGTTTCTTTTAGTGATAATAAGCTTTTAAGTAcatgatttttcttttcttcagaTTGTAATACAAGCGGGGTTGCTTAAAGATGGCCTATGCGCGGTTCAGGATGAGAGTGCAGGTCTTTGCGAATTGAGTTTTCACttgtaaatttgtattttttttgtgtttagTGGAAAATTCAGAACTACTTTTCTTGTATCTCCTAAAGTTCTATAACTCAATGTGTTTGCAGGTCTGATAGTCTCAGTTGTGGATCCTCAACCGGGTGAGAAAATCATGGACTGTTGTGCTGCTCCCGGAGGAAAGACCCTTTACATGGCATCACGATTGTGTGGCCAAGGTAATCTGTTTTTCGAGAAAGGTTGATCCTTTAAAAATTGTCTTTGCTGATAGAATTGTCACATTGGATTTTTCAGGTATGATAGCTGCAATCGACGTAAACAAGGGCCGGTTGAGAATCGTTAAAGAGACAGCAAAGTTGCACCAAGTAGATAGCGTCGTGACAACCATTTGCGCCGATCTTCGCGTTTTTCCAGTAAGCTATATGACATTATGTAAAGGTATGAGATTTTGAATTGTGAACTTTATTTATTGATTTCCTCAAACTTCATTTTCAGGAAACAAATACAGAGACATATGATAAAGTTTTGTTGGATGCTCCATGTTCTGGATTGGGTGTTCTCTCCAAGGTAAGTACCAAGTATTTCTTTCTTAGATTATCATTcaaatttatacaaaaaaattcataacaTAAAATGTAAGTATTGGGTTCTTTTGTCTTCTTGAAGAGAGCAGACTTGCGTTGGAATAGGAAGGCCGAGGATATGGAAGAGCTTAAGAAGTTACAGGACGAGCTCTTCGATGCAGCTTCCTTGTACGATAACATTTCTATACCCCTTTTGAACTCGAGTAATGATGTGTACACACATAAATCACACACAAACATTACACATATCTATCTGGTAAGTCACTTTTGATAAGCGAGACTCATTTTAAATAAAGATAATAAGTTGAAATTACTTGTCACGTAAGTATGTGTCAAATTTGGTTTCGCCCTTCTTTCTATTTCGAGTTATGAGTCGTGGTGTAAGTAATGAAGCAAAAAATTACTCTTACTAATGTTTATATGCACCCGAAGACATCCATTTCACTGGATCTCATAAAAACTCTGCAGTTAAGCGTGTTTGgacgagagtagtactaggatgggtggcGTCCTGAGAAATTTTCGTGTTACACCcttaaaattttcttttcttttcactATAGACTGTACTTTGTTATGCATCCTTAGATTGGTGAAGCCGGGGGGAGTTCTAATATACAGCACCTGCTCAATTGATCCCGAAGAAAATGAAGATAGAGTAGCTGCATTTCTTCTAAGGCATCCGGTAAGATCTTCTGCTCGGGTTTTTCTTTACCTTGCTATGTTCAAGAAAAGTTACTAAAGTTTCCTACTTTCTACTTGTGTTACAGGAATTCAATATAGAATCAGTCGAAAAATATGTTCCAAGCGATTTCGTAACATCACAGGGTTTCTACTCTTCATTCCCAGTAAAGCATTCACTCGATGGATCTTTCGCTGCTCGGTTAGTTCGATCATAACAGGCTGGGAATGGAAGTGTAGAAAAAGCGAATTTAGAAGAACAAGAGTGGAGGAGGAAGGGAGTTGTCGTACCGCCTTTTCTAGGCACATAACGATCTTCTGTTCTCTCTGCCTGCTCCATCAAAGAAATTCCCTTTGCTTCAGAATGAACTGAAGATCTCTTCAAAGGAAGGAGCCAAAGAATCAAGTTACTTACATcacaaggaagaagaaagacaaCATTTTTTTTCATCTCATTGACTCAATCAGCAAAAATGGCTTCAGATTTTATCTATGCATGAGGAACTGAACTGAAATGTATACTCTTCAATCACCTgtaatttaattacttaaatttAAACTAAGTTGGAATTAAGTGTAATGGTTTAAACATTCAAATATTAACTCTAAAATTACAGATACACACTCCCAAATTTAATTGTTAAAGTTATTTATGCAATTATTTTTCGTCTAAAAACTCGAATTATAGTATTTTAATGGCAGATCAATCTTTTTGCATTTGATGTATAACATGATTGAACTATTTGAAAAAATGAACAAAATACAACCGAATTTgcagttattttcatatttttatgagAACATTTTACAAAAAGGCAAAACCCTGTAAGTGTCATAGTTCAGGTGGTAAAAATTCTCAGAAGGTTAAAGATGGTGAAACTGTTCTTCAAAGATTCATATCCCTAATGTTTGTGGATGCATTGGTAGGTAAAGTTGAGGAACATAACCCTCTTTCCTCAGCTCTTCAAGAAGGTTATTAAGCAATGAATATATCTCAACTGAATCAGGATGACTTCCATCTCCTGCAACAAACATATGACTTATGTTGTTGATATCAATCCAGCTATATCCAGGCACCTTCTGTACTCCTCTTTCTTTCATCAAATTTCGTATCTTAAGCACGCTTCTCCAGTCTCCGACGCCAGCATGAATGTTCGAAAGCAAAATGTAGTAGCCGGAATTGTAAGGGTCTAATTCGAGAAGATGTTTCgatgcctcttcagcgagttcAACGTTGCCATGAACTCGACAAGCTCCAAGTAATGTTCCCCAAACGCTTGCCTCGGGTGAAAAGGGCATGTTTTTTATTGTCTCGAATGCTTCGGTTAACCTTCCAGCACGCCCAAACAAATCAACCATGCATGCATAATGCTCCATTCTAGCTGGGATTTGATAGCTCTCGGTCATTAGACGAAAAAAGTGAATCCCATCGTCGATTCTACCAGCATGGCCGCAGGCTGAAATTATACCGAGGAATGTGACATGATCAGGGGCGATTTGTTTCTCTAACATGTCATGAAATAGTATGAGGGATTCCTCAAGGTGACCATGGTTTCCATAAGCAGCAATTATGCTGTTCCATGAAACTTCATTCTTGCTTTCCATTTCGTTAAATACCCGACGAGCaacatacaagtttccacaTTTTGCATACATGTCTATCAGA
This Cannabis sativa cultivar Pink pepper isolate KNU-18-1 chromosome 6, ASM2916894v1, whole genome shotgun sequence DNA region includes the following protein-coding sequences:
- the LOC115725375 gene encoding uncharacterized protein LOC115725375, with protein sequence MTEVFSLHLLLSSSNQRTSPQSYKSLNSAKTYSKSTASVPASRKGRFSVLKKTQKLNLEVSPHRAVSAVRLMRIELGGAFADLLNEKGKGSGDNEMGYVERTLGFRTRDLEDRDLRLVTDIVGGTIRWRRYLDHLISSLCHDKSFSSMEPLLLQILRIGFYEIVKLDMPPYAVVDENVRLAKVALRPGAGNMVNAILRKLVLLKEQNSLPLLKLEGDDRTQARALATLYSHPVWMVRRWTKYLGKDEAIKLMEWNNTDPSFSLRANAGKGISRADLEEKLNSLKVPYELSLHLDDFVRMKTGLQIVIQAGLLKDGLCAVQDESAGLIVSVVDPQPGEKIMDCCAAPGGKTLYMASRLCGQGMIAAIDVNKGRLRIVKETAKLHQVDSVVTTICADLRVFPETNTETYDKVLLDAPCSGLGVLSKRADLRWNRKAEDMEELKKLQDELFDAASLLVKPGGVLIYSTCSIDPEENEDRVAAFLLRHPEFNIESVEKYVPSDFVTSQGFYSSFPVKHSLDGSFAARLVRS